The Setaria italica strain Yugu1 chromosome IX, Setaria_italica_v2.0, whole genome shotgun sequence genome has a window encoding:
- the LOC101772429 gene encoding DNA repair protein UVH3 isoform X2 → MIIPMTTGDIDPAVLASLPPSMQLDLLVQMRERVMAENRQKYQTIKKEPAKFSELQIQSYLKTVAFRREIDQVQKCSAGKGVGGVQTSKIASEANREFIFSTSFTGDKQMLTQRGEKEQIVDNAQSKREINSAVFRSNPTSSSRTTEPSTSKHLRNFGPDVETYRDERGRIRVSRVRAMGIRMTRDIQRNLDFIKENEQVKSRVHTNVHKGSTVSEEPPDFPEHLFESNKLQSSLSLDEDFLETAEDNHQTSSLVRGSNNISESSCYGNKETMEISFMDDQTEVKDNYDDIFLHLASGTASDLFADNDCLAKNMEEPEGSECIWEEGVIEGETLPIKLDEKGNNSAPENCSDDEVEWEEGDSLVPGVASSSEHNTYNVLKGDLEEEALLQEAIRRSLEDFDKQASENVSTEDMQASVEDRPLQFSDDVPKISEAPVETSSHSGAALVKETNEKSRTEINSDENDMIHGTGQIGIYRQKNEIQPQLVNNDGQVDMHRAHLLEPLPLCSTSTSNLAEKTSDSSKANCDNVMISRTEIPEMHVDDRDKNMDQNSMNPNQTKCSQDVAIIGETLKSPQKDLLVDEPVADTTEPKENDTEGDLMVSTSEINYTQVGDNDDNHGISATYLDEELSRLRQEQVDLGHERRKLESHAESVSSEMFTECQELLQMFGLPYIIAPMEAEAQCAYMEMSKLVDGVVTDDSDVFLFGARNVYKNIFDDRKYVETYFMKDIESELGLTRQQLIRMALLLGSDYTEGVSGIGIVNAIEVVHAFPEEDGLQKFKEWIESPDPSIFGQLHMETSSKSKKRKPGGNYSDGKGKGLEPECDQGSDDLSANETERIKKIFMSKHRNVSKNWHIPAAFPSESVISAYITPQVDNSTEPFSWGRPDLGLLRKLCWERFGWGKEKADELLLPVLREYNKHETQLRMEAFYSFNERFAKIRSKRIKKAIKGITGKSFPDTDETEQDNPSASKTTKKKDASSSSHARGRGRGKMRSSEIRNMESPEDKETSDPNSFADVVELTKESNNTNKSKKGRPPGCSKGRGRSRKNAGHGATGSQVDSDTKYSSSASDEDSHKTHAGNYKSEGIAPRRSSRKRKQVSYMEDGDEADGNDVPVHQNSENDPGEAAANTDIVGQDTELNPVHQDASELNSNQMQTDTGTAEDISGDSQGFELREDHQADSAPKDYLFTGGGFCMEDGDEQEPAGDRCGAEMEEPGTSDPSDLIIGVSDSGKSASLSTAGECTENAGMEARGASSSEQRRNASRGLSAMPTLTKRRRKS, encoded by the exons aTGATCATC CCTATGACCACTGGCGACATTGATCCAGCCGTGTTGGCTTCCCTTCCTCCATCGATGCAGTTGGATCTTCTTGTTCAG atgagggagagagtgatGGCTGAAAACAGGCAGAAGTACCAGACAATAAAAAAG GAACCTGCAAAATTTTCAGAGCTTCAAATACAGTCCTATCTCAAAACAGTTGCTTTCCGTCGAGAGATAGATCAAGTTCAGAAGTGTTCTGCAGGTAAAGGTGTTGGAGGTGTCCAGACATCGAAAATAGCATCAGAAGCTAACAGAGAGTTCATTTTCTCAACATCATTCACTGGCGATAAACA GATGTTGACCCAGAGAGGTGAAAAGGAGCAGATTGTTGATAATGCTCAATCAAAAAGGGAAATAAATTCTGCTGTCTTCAGATCTAACCCCACAAGTAGTTCGAGAACAACAGAGCCTTCTACCAGCAAGCATTTGAGGAATTTTGGGCCTGATGTTGAGACTTATCGTGATGAGAGAGGACGGATTAGAGTAAGTAGGGTCAGAGCAATGGGAATTCGTATGACTCGTGATATTCAAAGGAACTTGGATTTTATCAAAGAGAATGAGCAGGTCAAAAGTAGGGTACATACTAATGTACACAAAGGATCAACTGTCAGTGAAGAGCCTCCTGATTTTCCGGAGCATCTTTTTGAAAGTAATAAGCTCCAGAGTTCTCTTAGTCTTGATGAAGATTTTTTAGAAACTGCCGAAGACAACCATCAGACCTCATCACTAGTAAGAGGATCGAATAACATTTCTGAGAGCTCCTGTTATGGAAACAAGGAAACAATGGAGATATCTTTCATGGATGATCAAACTGAAGTGAAGGACAACTATGATGATATATTTTTGCATTTAGCATCTGGAACGGCATCTGATTTATTTGCTGACAATGATTGTTTGGCTAAAAATATGGAAGAACCTGAAGGTTCTGAGTGTATTTGGGAGGAAGGTGTAATTGAAGGAGAAACACTTCCCATCAAACTTGATGAGAAGGGTAATAATTCTGCGCCAGAGAATTGCAGCGATGATGAGGTGGAATGGGAGGAAGGCGACAGTCTTGTACCTGGAGTTGCTTCCAGTAGTGAACATAATACATATAATGTACTGAAAGGGGATCTGGAAGAAGAAGCACTTCTACAAGAAGCAATAAGGAGGAGTTTAGAGGATTTCGACAAGCAGGCATCTGAGAATGTGAGCACTGAAGATATGCAAGCATCCGTTGAAGATAGACCTTTGCAATTCTCTGATGATGTTCCTAAAATATCTGAAGCTCCTGTTGAAACTAGCTCACATTCCGGAGCAGCACTTGTGAAAGAGACAAATGAAAAATCAAGAACAGAAATCAATTCTGATGAGAATGATATGATACATGGTACTGGACAAATTGGAATTTATAgacaaaaaaatgaaatccaacCTCAACTGGTGAATAATGATGGGCAGGTTGACATGCACAGAGCTCATCTGCTGGAGCCCCTTCCGCTTTGTTCGACATCCACTAGTAATCTGGCAGAAAAAACATCTGACAGCTCAAAAGCTAACTGCGACAATGTGATGATATCTAGAACTGAAATTCCTGAAATGCATGTAGATGACCGTGATAAAAATATGGACCAAAACAGTATGAATCCTAATCAAACAAAATGCAGCCAAGATGTTGCCATCATTGGAGAAACCTTGAAGTCACcccaaaaggatcttttggTTGATGAACCAGTAGCTGACACCACTGAACCAAAAGAAAATGATACTGAGGGAGATCTGATGGTTTCAACTTCTGAGATAAATTATACTCAAGTTGGTGACAATGATGACAACCATGGCATATCAGCAACTTATCTTGATGAGGAATTATCTCGTCTTAGACAAGAACAGGTAGATCTTGGCCATGAAAGACGAAAACTTGAAAGTCATGCAGAGTCTGTAAGCAGTGAGATGTTTACTGAATGCCAG GAGTTGCTCCAAATGTTTGGCCTGCCATATATTATTGCACCAATGGAAGCTGAAGCTCAATGTGCATACATGGAAATGAGTAAACTCGTTGATGGAGTCGTCACTGATGATTCAGATGTCTTTCTGTTTGGAGCAAGGAATGTTTACAAGAACATATTTGATGATAGGAAGTATGTGGAAACATATTTTATGAAG GACATTGAGTCTGAGCTTGGGCTAACAAGACAACAATTGATTCGAATGGCTCTGCTTCTTGGGAGTGACTACACTGAAGGAGTTAG TGGTATTGGCATTGTGAATGCTATTGAAGTTGTACATGCGTTTCCTGAGGAAGATGGACTGCAGAAATTTAAAGAATGGATTGAGTCACCAGATCCTTCGATATTTGGTCAACTGCATATGGAAACAAGTAGTAAGTCGAAGAAAAGGAAACCTGGTGGAAATTATTCAGATGGAAAGGGGAAAGGCCTGGAACCTGAATGCGATCAAGGTTCTGATGATTTATCTGCTAATGAGACTGAACGGATCAAGAAAATATTTATGAGTAAGCAT AGAAACGTGAGCAAGAACTGGCATATCCCTGCAGCTTTTCCTAGTGAGTCAGTCATAAGTGCATATATTACCCCACAAGTTGATAATTCGACAGAGCCTTTTTCATGGGGAAGACCAGATTTGGGCCTACTTCGCAA GTTGTGTTGGGAAAGGTTTGGGTGGGGCAAGGAGAAAGCTGATGAACTGCTTCTTCCTGTTTTGAGAGAGTATAATAAGCACGAG ACTCAGTTACGCATGGAGGCATTCTATTCATTCAACGAGAGATTTGCAAAGATTCGCAGCAAAAGAATTAAGAAAGCTATCAAGGGCATTACAGGTAAAAGCTTTCCTGACACAGATGAAACAGAGCAGGATAATCCTAGTGCTAGTAAGACTACTAAGAAGAAAGATGCAAGCTCATCTAGCCATGCTAGAGGTAGAGGTAGAGGAAAAATGAGAAGTTCTGAAATCAGGAATATGGAGAGTCCAGAAGATAAGGAAACCAGCGATCCTAATAGCTTTGCTGATGTGGTCGAGCTTACTAAAGAAAGTAACAACACAAACAAGAGCAAAAAAGGAAGGCCCCCTGGTTGTTCCAAAGGAAGAGGACGAAGCAGGAAGAATGCTGGACATGGTGCAACAGGAAGTCAGGTGGATTCTGACACGAAATACTCTTCTTCAGCTTCAGATGAAGATTCGCATAAGACACATGCAGGCAATTACAAATCAGAAGGAATTGCACCAAGAAGG TCAAGTAGGAAGCGGAAACAAGTGAGTTACATGGAAGATGGTGATGAAGCAGATGGCAATGATGTCCCCGTGCATCAAAACAGTGAAAATGACCCAGGCGAAGCTGCTGCAAACACAGACATAGTTGGACAAGACACAGAACTTAATCCGGTCCATCAGGATGCGAGTGAACTGAACAGCAATCAGATGCAGACAGATACTGGCACAGCTGAAGATATCAGTGGAGATTCACAGGGCTTTGAGTTACGTGAGGACCATCAGGCGGATTCGGCACCGAAAGACTACCTCTTCACTGGAGGTGGTTTCTGTATGGAGGATGGTGACGAACAAGAACCAGCTGGTGATCGATGTGGTGCAGAAATGGAGGAGCCAGGAACTAGTGATCCCAGTGACCTTATCATTGGGGTTTCAGACAGTGGCAAGAGTGCGAGTCTGTCGACGGCCGGAGAGTGTACCGAGAATGCAGGCATGGAGGCACGAGGTGCATCGTCGTCGGAGCAGAGACGTAATGCAAGCCGTGGTCTGAGCGCCATGCCAACGCTTACCAAGCGTAGGAGAAAGTCATGA
- the LOC101772429 gene encoding DNA repair protein UVH3 isoform X1 has product MGVHGLWELLAPVGRRVSVETLAGKRVAVDASIWMVQFMRAMRDDSGEMVRDAHLLGFLRRICKLLFLRVRPVFVFDGATPALKRRTLAARRRHRDAAQAKVRKTAEKLLLSHLKSRKLEELAEQIRSDRAKHDAKGKQVGSSRDGENENKNQDQNQNGDTNNSEGTIASINQEKMDEMLAASLAAEEETGFTGEGKHFTSVPLQEGAEIDDDDDDDEGMIIPMTTGDIDPAVLASLPPSMQLDLLVQMRERVMAENRQKYQTIKKEPAKFSELQIQSYLKTVAFRREIDQVQKCSAGKGVGGVQTSKIASEANREFIFSTSFTGDKQMLTQRGEKEQIVDNAQSKREINSAVFRSNPTSSSRTTEPSTSKHLRNFGPDVETYRDERGRIRVSRVRAMGIRMTRDIQRNLDFIKENEQVKSRVHTNVHKGSTVSEEPPDFPEHLFESNKLQSSLSLDEDFLETAEDNHQTSSLVRGSNNISESSCYGNKETMEISFMDDQTEVKDNYDDIFLHLASGTASDLFADNDCLAKNMEEPEGSECIWEEGVIEGETLPIKLDEKGNNSAPENCSDDEVEWEEGDSLVPGVASSSEHNTYNVLKGDLEEEALLQEAIRRSLEDFDKQASENVSTEDMQASVEDRPLQFSDDVPKISEAPVETSSHSGAALVKETNEKSRTEINSDENDMIHGTGQIGIYRQKNEIQPQLVNNDGQVDMHRAHLLEPLPLCSTSTSNLAEKTSDSSKANCDNVMISRTEIPEMHVDDRDKNMDQNSMNPNQTKCSQDVAIIGETLKSPQKDLLVDEPVADTTEPKENDTEGDLMVSTSEINYTQVGDNDDNHGISATYLDEELSRLRQEQVDLGHERRKLESHAESVSSEMFTECQELLQMFGLPYIIAPMEAEAQCAYMEMSKLVDGVVTDDSDVFLFGARNVYKNIFDDRKYVETYFMKDIESELGLTRQQLIRMALLLGSDYTEGVSGIGIVNAIEVVHAFPEEDGLQKFKEWIESPDPSIFGQLHMETSSKSKKRKPGGNYSDGKGKGLEPECDQGSDDLSANETERIKKIFMSKHRNVSKNWHIPAAFPSESVISAYITPQVDNSTEPFSWGRPDLGLLRKLCWERFGWGKEKADELLLPVLREYNKHETQLRMEAFYSFNERFAKIRSKRIKKAIKGITGKSFPDTDETEQDNPSASKTTKKKDASSSSHARGRGRGKMRSSEIRNMESPEDKETSDPNSFADVVELTKESNNTNKSKKGRPPGCSKGRGRSRKNAGHGATGSQVDSDTKYSSSASDEDSHKTHAGNYKSEGIAPRRSSRKRKQVSYMEDGDEADGNDVPVHQNSENDPGEAAANTDIVGQDTELNPVHQDASELNSNQMQTDTGTAEDISGDSQGFELREDHQADSAPKDYLFTGGGFCMEDGDEQEPAGDRCGAEMEEPGTSDPSDLIIGVSDSGKSASLSTAGECTENAGMEARGASSSEQRRNASRGLSAMPTLTKRRRKS; this is encoded by the exons ATGGGAGTTCACGGGCtgtgggagctgctggctcCGGTGGGGCGGCGCGTGTCGGTGGAGACCCTTGCGGGGAAGCGGGTGGCGGTGGACGCGAGCATCTGGATGGTGCAGTTCATGCGGGCGATGCGGGACGACAGCGGGGAGATGGTCCGCGACGCCCACCTCCTCGGGTTCCTCCGCCGCATCTGCaagctcctcttcctccgcgTCCGCCCCGTCTTCGTCTTCGACGGGGCCACTCCGGCGCTCAAGCGCCGcaccctcgccgcccgccgcaggcACCGTGATGCCGCGCAGGCCAAGGTCCGCAAGACCGCCGAGAAGCTCTTGCTCTCCCAT CTCAAATCGAGGAAGCTTGAAGAATTGGCAGAACAAATTAGGAGTGACAGGGCTAAGCATGATGCCAAGGGCAAACAAGTTGGGAGTAGCAGAGATggagaaaatgaaaataaaaatcaaGATCAAAACCAAAATGGTGATACCAACAACAGTGAGGGAACTATTGCATCAATCAACCAGGAGAAAATGGATGAAAT GCTGGCTGCATCACTTGCTGCAGAGGAAGAGACAGGCTTCACTGGTGAAGGGAAACACTTTACAAGTGTTCCATTGCAAGAAGGAGCTgaaattgatgatgatgatgatgatgatgaagggaTGATCATC CCTATGACCACTGGCGACATTGATCCAGCCGTGTTGGCTTCCCTTCCTCCATCGATGCAGTTGGATCTTCTTGTTCAG atgagggagagagtgatGGCTGAAAACAGGCAGAAGTACCAGACAATAAAAAAG GAACCTGCAAAATTTTCAGAGCTTCAAATACAGTCCTATCTCAAAACAGTTGCTTTCCGTCGAGAGATAGATCAAGTTCAGAAGTGTTCTGCAGGTAAAGGTGTTGGAGGTGTCCAGACATCGAAAATAGCATCAGAAGCTAACAGAGAGTTCATTTTCTCAACATCATTCACTGGCGATAAACA GATGTTGACCCAGAGAGGTGAAAAGGAGCAGATTGTTGATAATGCTCAATCAAAAAGGGAAATAAATTCTGCTGTCTTCAGATCTAACCCCACAAGTAGTTCGAGAACAACAGAGCCTTCTACCAGCAAGCATTTGAGGAATTTTGGGCCTGATGTTGAGACTTATCGTGATGAGAGAGGACGGATTAGAGTAAGTAGGGTCAGAGCAATGGGAATTCGTATGACTCGTGATATTCAAAGGAACTTGGATTTTATCAAAGAGAATGAGCAGGTCAAAAGTAGGGTACATACTAATGTACACAAAGGATCAACTGTCAGTGAAGAGCCTCCTGATTTTCCGGAGCATCTTTTTGAAAGTAATAAGCTCCAGAGTTCTCTTAGTCTTGATGAAGATTTTTTAGAAACTGCCGAAGACAACCATCAGACCTCATCACTAGTAAGAGGATCGAATAACATTTCTGAGAGCTCCTGTTATGGAAACAAGGAAACAATGGAGATATCTTTCATGGATGATCAAACTGAAGTGAAGGACAACTATGATGATATATTTTTGCATTTAGCATCTGGAACGGCATCTGATTTATTTGCTGACAATGATTGTTTGGCTAAAAATATGGAAGAACCTGAAGGTTCTGAGTGTATTTGGGAGGAAGGTGTAATTGAAGGAGAAACACTTCCCATCAAACTTGATGAGAAGGGTAATAATTCTGCGCCAGAGAATTGCAGCGATGATGAGGTGGAATGGGAGGAAGGCGACAGTCTTGTACCTGGAGTTGCTTCCAGTAGTGAACATAATACATATAATGTACTGAAAGGGGATCTGGAAGAAGAAGCACTTCTACAAGAAGCAATAAGGAGGAGTTTAGAGGATTTCGACAAGCAGGCATCTGAGAATGTGAGCACTGAAGATATGCAAGCATCCGTTGAAGATAGACCTTTGCAATTCTCTGATGATGTTCCTAAAATATCTGAAGCTCCTGTTGAAACTAGCTCACATTCCGGAGCAGCACTTGTGAAAGAGACAAATGAAAAATCAAGAACAGAAATCAATTCTGATGAGAATGATATGATACATGGTACTGGACAAATTGGAATTTATAgacaaaaaaatgaaatccaacCTCAACTGGTGAATAATGATGGGCAGGTTGACATGCACAGAGCTCATCTGCTGGAGCCCCTTCCGCTTTGTTCGACATCCACTAGTAATCTGGCAGAAAAAACATCTGACAGCTCAAAAGCTAACTGCGACAATGTGATGATATCTAGAACTGAAATTCCTGAAATGCATGTAGATGACCGTGATAAAAATATGGACCAAAACAGTATGAATCCTAATCAAACAAAATGCAGCCAAGATGTTGCCATCATTGGAGAAACCTTGAAGTCACcccaaaaggatcttttggTTGATGAACCAGTAGCTGACACCACTGAACCAAAAGAAAATGATACTGAGGGAGATCTGATGGTTTCAACTTCTGAGATAAATTATACTCAAGTTGGTGACAATGATGACAACCATGGCATATCAGCAACTTATCTTGATGAGGAATTATCTCGTCTTAGACAAGAACAGGTAGATCTTGGCCATGAAAGACGAAAACTTGAAAGTCATGCAGAGTCTGTAAGCAGTGAGATGTTTACTGAATGCCAG GAGTTGCTCCAAATGTTTGGCCTGCCATATATTATTGCACCAATGGAAGCTGAAGCTCAATGTGCATACATGGAAATGAGTAAACTCGTTGATGGAGTCGTCACTGATGATTCAGATGTCTTTCTGTTTGGAGCAAGGAATGTTTACAAGAACATATTTGATGATAGGAAGTATGTGGAAACATATTTTATGAAG GACATTGAGTCTGAGCTTGGGCTAACAAGACAACAATTGATTCGAATGGCTCTGCTTCTTGGGAGTGACTACACTGAAGGAGTTAG TGGTATTGGCATTGTGAATGCTATTGAAGTTGTACATGCGTTTCCTGAGGAAGATGGACTGCAGAAATTTAAAGAATGGATTGAGTCACCAGATCCTTCGATATTTGGTCAACTGCATATGGAAACAAGTAGTAAGTCGAAGAAAAGGAAACCTGGTGGAAATTATTCAGATGGAAAGGGGAAAGGCCTGGAACCTGAATGCGATCAAGGTTCTGATGATTTATCTGCTAATGAGACTGAACGGATCAAGAAAATATTTATGAGTAAGCAT AGAAACGTGAGCAAGAACTGGCATATCCCTGCAGCTTTTCCTAGTGAGTCAGTCATAAGTGCATATATTACCCCACAAGTTGATAATTCGACAGAGCCTTTTTCATGGGGAAGACCAGATTTGGGCCTACTTCGCAA GTTGTGTTGGGAAAGGTTTGGGTGGGGCAAGGAGAAAGCTGATGAACTGCTTCTTCCTGTTTTGAGAGAGTATAATAAGCACGAG ACTCAGTTACGCATGGAGGCATTCTATTCATTCAACGAGAGATTTGCAAAGATTCGCAGCAAAAGAATTAAGAAAGCTATCAAGGGCATTACAGGTAAAAGCTTTCCTGACACAGATGAAACAGAGCAGGATAATCCTAGTGCTAGTAAGACTACTAAGAAGAAAGATGCAAGCTCATCTAGCCATGCTAGAGGTAGAGGTAGAGGAAAAATGAGAAGTTCTGAAATCAGGAATATGGAGAGTCCAGAAGATAAGGAAACCAGCGATCCTAATAGCTTTGCTGATGTGGTCGAGCTTACTAAAGAAAGTAACAACACAAACAAGAGCAAAAAAGGAAGGCCCCCTGGTTGTTCCAAAGGAAGAGGACGAAGCAGGAAGAATGCTGGACATGGTGCAACAGGAAGTCAGGTGGATTCTGACACGAAATACTCTTCTTCAGCTTCAGATGAAGATTCGCATAAGACACATGCAGGCAATTACAAATCAGAAGGAATTGCACCAAGAAGG TCAAGTAGGAAGCGGAAACAAGTGAGTTACATGGAAGATGGTGATGAAGCAGATGGCAATGATGTCCCCGTGCATCAAAACAGTGAAAATGACCCAGGCGAAGCTGCTGCAAACACAGACATAGTTGGACAAGACACAGAACTTAATCCGGTCCATCAGGATGCGAGTGAACTGAACAGCAATCAGATGCAGACAGATACTGGCACAGCTGAAGATATCAGTGGAGATTCACAGGGCTTTGAGTTACGTGAGGACCATCAGGCGGATTCGGCACCGAAAGACTACCTCTTCACTGGAGGTGGTTTCTGTATGGAGGATGGTGACGAACAAGAACCAGCTGGTGATCGATGTGGTGCAGAAATGGAGGAGCCAGGAACTAGTGATCCCAGTGACCTTATCATTGGGGTTTCAGACAGTGGCAAGAGTGCGAGTCTGTCGACGGCCGGAGAGTGTACCGAGAATGCAGGCATGGAGGCACGAGGTGCATCGTCGTCGGAGCAGAGACGTAATGCAAGCCGTGGTCTGAGCGCCATGCCAACGCTTACCAAGCGTAGGAGAAAGTCATGA
- the LOC101772025 gene encoding membrane-associated progesterone-binding protein 4 encodes MARGARLLLVLALLAALLAVVLQLYRLRKPRLWTVEELSVYNGTDEGLPILLGILGSVFDVTKGRSHYGPGGGYHHFAGRDASRAFVSGNFTGDGLTDSLHGLSSSEVNSIVDWRKFYFERYIFAGKLIGRYYDNQGNPTKYLKGVEVKAKRGAQLLEKQKSEEAKIPSCNSKWSQQEGGEVWCDTGYPRLVRRPGDIALTGQVSQRCACFQEDELNKPGLVAYQGCDHLSKSCKVN; translated from the exons ATGGCGCGTGGCGCTCGCCTCCTCCTTGTTCTCGCGCTGCTCGCCGCGCTGCTAGCCGTCGTCCTCCAGCTCTACCGTCTTAGGAAGCCG AGGTTGTGGACAGTGGAGGAGCTATCCGTGTACAATGGAACGGATGAGGGGTTGCCCATACTACTCGGGATTTTGGG CTCAGTGTTTGACGTTACAAAAGGGAGGTCACATTATGGTCCTGGAGGAGGTTATCATCACTTTGCTGGCAG GGATGCATCACGGGCGTTTGTTTCTGGAAATTTTACAG GTGACGGCCTGACTGATTCTTTACATGGTTTATCAAGCAGTGAG GTAAACAGCATTGTTGATTGGAGGAAATTTTACTTCGAGAGATACAT ATTTGCCGGTAAACTTATTGGGCGCTACTACGACAATCAAGGAAATCCTACAAAGTACCTGAAGGGTGTAGAAGTAAAGGCAAAGAGAGGTGCACAGCTTCTTGAAAAGCAAAAGAGTGAGGAAGCTAAAATACCCAGCTGCAATTCAAAATGGAGCCAGCAAGAAGGCGGAGAA GTTTGGTGCGATACAGGCTACCCAAGACTAGTGAGAAGGCCAGGCGACATAGCTCTGACCGGACAAGTTAGCCAAAGGTGTGCCTGTTTCCAGGAAGACGAGCTCAACAAACCAGGGCTAGTGGCGTACCAAGGGTGCGATCATTTGTCCAAGTCCTGCAAAGTAAACTAG